A single window of Zea mays cultivar B73 chromosome 10, Zm-B73-REFERENCE-NAM-5.0, whole genome shotgun sequence DNA harbors:
- the LOC100282071 gene encoding nucleoside transporter (The RefSeq protein has 1 substitution compared to this genomic sequence), which yields MAVGDVETAAPLLPPPASALADEPSAGPPPDDRLGIGYLIFFTLGAGFLLPWNAFITAVDYFDFLYPGAPVDRVFSISYMVSALLPLLVIVLFFPKSSAPIRINTGLTLFTLTLVLVPAMDLIYVKGRAGLYGAFDVTVAATALCGVADALVQGGVIGFAGELPERYIQAVVAGTAASGVLVSALRVFTKALYPQDANGLRQSAILYFVAGIVLMVICIVCYNVADRLPVVIYYKNMKKRAQKAEVGGGMTGPAWRSTLWSIVGTVKWYGIGVALIYAVTLSIFPGYITEDVHSEALGDWYPIILITAYNVFDLVGKALPAVYLLQNGSAAIAGSFARLLFYPLFYGCLHGPSFFRTEIPVTVLTCLLGLTNGYLTSVLMILAPKAVPIHHSETAGIVIVLFLVVGLVIGSIVAWFWVI from the exons ATGGCCGTCGGCGACGTGGAGACGGCGGCGCCGCTgctgcccccgccggcgtctgccCTGGCGGACGAGCCCTCCGCGGGCCCGCCCCCAGACGACCGGCTCGGCATCGGCTACCTCATCTTCTTCACCCTGGGCGCCGGCTTCCTGCTCCCCTGGAACGCGTTCATCACCGCCGTCGACTACTTCGACTTCCTCTACCCGGGGGCCCCCGTCGACCGCGTGTTCTCCATATCCTACATGGTCTCCGCCTTACTGCCCCTGCTCGTCATCGTGCTCTTCTTCCCCAAGTCCAGCGCCCCCATCCGCATCAACACGGGGCTCACGCTCTTCACGCTCACGCTCGTGCTCGTGCCCGCAATGGACCTCATCTACGTCAAGGGGAGGGCCGGGCTGTACGGAGCGTTCGATGTGACTGTCGCCGCCACGGCTCTGTGCGGGGTCGCCGACGCGCTCGTGCAGGGAGGCGTCATCGGCTTCGCGGGGGAGCTGCCCGAACGGTACATGCAGGCCGTCGTCGCCGGAACCGCCGCCTCAG GAGTGCTTGTCTCGGCACTGAGAGTCTTCACCAAGGCACTGTACCCACAGGACGCGAACGGGCTAAGGCAAAGCGCGATCCTCTACTTCGTGGCCGGCATAGTCCTCATGGTCATCTGCATCGTGTGCTACAACGTGGCGGACAGGCTCCCGGTCGTGATATACTACAAGAACATGAAGAAGAGGGCGCAGAAAGCGGAGGTCGGCGGCGGCATGACGGGCCCCGCGTGGAGGTCGACGCTGTGGAGCATCGTCGGGACCGTGAAGTGGTACGGGATCGGAGTGGCGCTCATCTACGCCGTCACGCTCTCCATCTTCCCAGGGTACATCACGGAGGACGTGCACTCCGAGGCGCTCGGGGACTGGTaccccatcatcctcatcaccgccTACAACGTGTTCGACCTCGTCGGCAAGGCCCTGCCCGCTGTCTACCTCCTCCAGAATGGCAGCGCCGCCATCGCGGGGTCCTTTGCGAGGCTCCTGTTCTACCCGCTCTTCTACGGCTGCCTGCACGGGCCGAGCTTTTTCCGCACCGAGATCCCCGTCACCGTGCTGACGTGCCTCCTGGGGCTCACTAACGGGTACCTGACCTCCGTCCTCATGATCCTCGCGCCCAAGGCTGTTCCCATCCACCACTCGGAGACTGCCGGGATCGTCATCGTGCTGTTCCTCGTTGTTGGCCTTGTCATTGGTTCCATTGTGGCTTGGTTCTGGGTCATCTGA
- the LOC100282071 gene encoding nucleoside transporter isoform X1: MAVGDVETAAPLLPPPASALADEPSAGPPPDDRLGIGYLIFFTLGAGFLLPWNAFITAVDYFDFLYPGAPVDRVFSISYMVSALLPLLVIVLFFPKSSAPIRINTGLTLFTLTLVLVPAMDLIYVKGRAGLYGAFDVTVAATALCGVADALVQGGVIGFAGELPERYMQAVVAGTAASVHISAWTSFCRSACLGTESLHQGTVPTGRERAKAKRDPLLRGRHSPHGHLHRVLQRGGQAPGRDILQEHEEEGAESGGRRRHDGPRVEVDAVEHRRDREVVRDRSGAHLRRHALHLPRVHHGGRALRGARGLVPHHPHHRLQRVRPRRQGPARCLPPPEWQRRHRGVLCEAPVLPALLRLPARAELFPHRDPRHRADVPPGAH; encoded by the exons ATGGCCGTCGGCGACGTGGAGACGGCGGCGCCGCTgctgcccccgccggcgtctgccCTGGCGGACGAGCCCTCCGCGGGCCCGCCCCCAGACGACCGGCTCGGCATCGGCTACCTCATCTTCTTCACCCTGGGCGCCGGCTTCCTGCTCCCCTGGAACGCGTTCATCACCGCCGTCGACTACTTCGACTTCCTCTACCCGGGGGCCCCCGTCGACCGCGTGTTCTCCATATCCTACATGGTCTCCGCCTTACTGCCCCTGCTCGTCATCGTGCTCTTCTTCCCCAAGTCCAGCGCCCCCATCCGCATCAACACGGGGCTCACGCTCTTCACGCTCACGCTCGTGCTCGTGCCCGCAATGGACCTCATCTACGTCAAGGGGAGGGCCGGGCTGTACGGAGCGTTCGATGTGACTGTCGCCGCCACGGCTCTGTGCGGGGTCGCCGACGCGCTCGTGCAGGGAGGCGTCATCGGCTTCGCGGGGGAGCTGCCCGAACGGTACATGCAGGCCGTCGTCGCCGGAACCGCCGCCTCAG TACACATTTCTGCATGGACTTCATTCTGCAGGAGTGCTTGTCTCGGCACTGAGAGTCTTCACCAAGGCACTGTACCCACAGGACGCGAACGGGCTAAGGCAAAGCGCGATCCTCTACTTCGTGGCCGGCATAGTCCTCATGGTCATCTGCATCGTGTGCTACAACGTGGCGGACAGGCTCCCGGTCGTGATATACTACAAGAACATGAAGAAGAGGGCGCAGAAAGCGGAGGTCGGCGGCGGCATGACGGGCCCCGCGTGGAGGTCGACGCTGTGGAGCATCGTCGGGACCGTGAAGTGGTACGGGATCGGAGTGGCGCTCATCTACGCCGTCACGCTCTCCATCTTCCCAGGGTACATCACGGAGGACGTGCACTCCGAGGCGCTCGGGGACTGGTaccccatcatcctcatcaccgccTACAACGTGTTCGACCTCGTCGGCAAGGCCCTGCCCGCTGTCTACCTCCTCCAGAATGGCAGCGCCGCCATCGCGGGGTCCTTTGCGAGGCTCCTGTTCTACCCGCTCTTCTACGGCTGCCTGCACGGGCCGAGCTTTTTCCGCACCGAGATCCCCGTCACCGTGCTGACGTGCCTCCTGGGGCTCACTAA